The genome window CGCGTGCCCTGGACGGTGTCGGCGGTGTCGGCCCACTCTCCCTCGACCCATTCAAGATAGGCGAGCCTCGGACAGTAGACCCAGGCGTTCACCATTCTCGCGGGCACGAGCGGCGTCTCGGAATCGGCCGGCGGCGGCGGGATCGGAAGGACGAGCTGATTGCGGTCGCGCATGGGGCCGGACCCTATACTGCCGGTTTCACCAATTCGCCCTCCCTACCCCACGTCGCCTCCGAACATCCCGAGCCCGAAGTGGCTGGCGAACCCCAGGGCCAGCGGTCCCTGCACGACTTCCGGAAACTCGATTTCCAAGAAAGCTCCCTGCGCATCGGGCTGTCTCTCCCGGCCGCGTGATCGAAACCGGTGGAAGTGAAGTGCGCTGCGGGGCATCCCGGCCACCAAGATCTGCTGCCGCTCTGCAATCTTCGCATCCTCTACCGAGATTCCGCGACGTTTCAGCAGTCGTCGCGCTTCACCCCCATATCCGTCCTTCTTCAGGTAGCCCGAGGCTAGGAAGGGCGTGACGCTCCTCCATCTGCGCGAAGTGGTTAGGAGACGGGAACTCCCCTCGAAATCCCGCGGCCATCCGAAACCCTCCAGCGCGAGCCGCCATTCGTCGATATTGCCCTTGCCGCTCTCCCGTCCAGCCCTCGGTGTGAGCCAGAGCCGCGTGATCCGGTCCAGCTCCGACCTGATCTCCTCGGCCATGCCGTCAGCGATGAAGACGGTAAGATGATCGATCCAGCCATCGTCATCGGCGTCTTCCGGCAGCCAGAAGGCATGGGGATGGCCCGGGTCGCGCACCGGCCCTCCGTCAAGCTCTCGCCCCGAAATCTGCCACGGCGCCAACGGAAATCGCCTGCCCGTAGTATCGTCGGTCCGCCAGCCGAACTTCGACAGGGCCGCAGCGCGCATCACCTCACCGATCTTGATGGCGTCTTCAATACGTGGAAGCGGACGACCCTCCAGCAGGTAGCGGGCCACGGTGGGCAGCTTCCGCGCAGGGCCCGACCTCACCGGTCGACTTTGAATCCGAGAGAGAACGCCGGGTCGGGCATCGGGGGCTCGGGCGTAGATGGCCTCGTACGCTGCGGGCGGTCGGTTCCACTTGCGTTGCTGAAGGTCCGCCGTGTCAAGAGAGATCGCGTCCAAGAGACGTTCCGGAAGCGTGTCGACGCCACCCCTGCCCTTCGTACGAAAGGATTTGTGCACCTTGCTCTGCAGTACGCGCGGGGTGAGCGGTTTTTTCGACAAGACCCGGATGTTCTCAGCCTCGCGTTCGATCAGACGCTTCCGTAATTGTCGATACGAGTCGGTGGACCGCGGCACGAGCACGGTGTGCGCGTCTCCCTCGAATCCGGACTCGGCGGGGCCGCAATTCGGGTCGCCTCGGGCCTCGGTCAGAACTCGGCATTCGGTCCAGCTCTCGGCTCTCCCCAGGTACCCGATCCCGGCGGCAAGGTCGTCCGCGAACTCCAGCGGTCCCTCTTCAAGTGTAAGCTCCGGCCATCGCACCTCCACCTCCGCTCCGTCCGGGAGATGCAGGAAAGCGTCGAAAACGAGCTTCCTGGTTTCCGACTTGCCCCTTGGAACAGGCATGTAGTGGCGTACGTGGGAATGAACGGCGCCTGGGGGAAGGCGGTATACCGGTGGCTCTTCGGCGAGCGTGTCGATCAACTCTTCCAGATGAGATTCGCTCCAGCGCACGCGGTCGGTCTTGCGCCAGTAGCAGGCGATGAGCGCACGGAGGATCCGCCAGGGCTCCGGCGGCCAGGCCACATCGGCTTCGTTGACGTTCCTTCCCCACGGAGTGGCGTGGTACCGTCCGGTCGGAAAGCGAAAGGCGAACCCAAACACCGAACCTACTTCCGGTAGGTGACGGTGAAGACACGGCTCTTCCCGAAAAGTCCCTGCTTGTTGATGTTCCGAATGAGTTCGGGAAGTTCGGACTCGATGGCGTCAAGAACGGGCAGCTCGAAAGCTGTCGGGCGGGTCACCCGGACTGCGACCAGGTCGAGATCGCAGGCGGTCCTGAAGCGCAAACCTTGGTCCAGAAATCTTCGGATCTTGAAGAGGGCAAGCAGGATCAGGAGCCGGGTCACTTCGTTCCCCAGACCGTAGCCTCGAATCTGTTGGAGGTCGAGGTTGAAGTAGGCGGTGATGTGCGCGGCCGTCCACTCCTCGCGCATGAACGGCACGTTACCGAATCCCTTGGCCGTGTCCCCCTTCGGGTCGACCGAGTCGTTCTTGACCCCGCCGCTGATCGCCCGTACCGCCCCATCGGCTTCCACGAAAGCTGAAAGCGAGCGAGGTAGACGAAGCCGCCCGCCCGCCAACTGCTTCTTAGCAAGGAACACCCCGTGCAGCAGTGCGTTCGCATCGAACTCCAGAAGCACTCTGGCGAGCTCGCGCAGGTCAACCCGTCCCTGCTCGAACTTTGCCAGCCGCTCCTTTAGGATGTCGAAGACCGTCCTGTCTTTTCCTTCGAGGATGTAAGGAGAATTCAACCGGTGGGCCTCGATCAGCGAATTCGTCATGTGCTCCCCGTCGCCGTCCTTCACCACCACCACCGGCAGACCGCGCAGCGGTCCCACCCAGTCTTCCCCCACACCGTCCCAGCAGACGGCTTCGAGGCGATTCGCCATCGACTGCGCGCTTTCGACGAGCACTGTCTGTCCGGTACCGTCGGGCGACTCGTAGACCGCGTGGCCGAGATTCGGGAAGCCGGTCGGCTGGAATCGGCTCCCCTGAATCGGTCGTAGCCCGGCCTCGAGCAGGAGTCGCGGTGCGTGCTCGAGATGAGTGAGGTCAATCGGCATTGGTTGTTTCCTCCGGTGAGAGGTGTGCGCTGTCGGGAAGTGCGCCGGGGTAGGCTCGGCGAAGTAGGCTCGTCAAGCCTCGGTCGGCGACGGGAATGAGAAGGGCGGCGGCCAAGCGGTCGGGTCGTATGCCGACGCCGATCCGGCCGTGCTGCCAGGTGTTCGCGCCGCTGCCGGATCCGGTCGAATCGTATGCCGAGATCAAACCCGACGACCGAACCCTCGCAAAGGCCAGACGGACTACTCGACCGACGGCGCGGCCGTCCCTGCTCCCTCCACCCGCCCTTAGAGAGGCGAGAAGGTTGGGTGGCACGGGGATGGCCCCCTCCGTTGGAATCGCACCTATCCGGCGGAGTTGGTCATTGGGAGCGAATATGGGTTTGAGGGCCGAGTAGGCGAAAGGCAGGGTGGCTCTCGACGGACCCGCCCTCGGTTCCGGTGCCCGAAACCGGACGGGATCCGCCCAGACCATCCCGGCGAGAAGGTCTTGGCAGCGGTCGTCGTCGAAGTCGGCGGTGAGGAATGCCCCCACGTCCGACAGCCTGGCGAAGCTGGCACCGGCGAACGGTTTGTCGTCCAGGCCTCGAACCGACGTTTCGACGATGCGGCGCTCAAGGACGGCGACTAGGTTACGCATCAGTTCTCCATGACCCCACACTACGGTCGGCGGGTTTTCGGCGGTGGACCAGTTGCGACGGCGTCTCAGGTGCCAACCTCTGAAGAAAGTCGATCGTTCGAAGCCCTCGCCTCCGTCGGTCAGCGGTGCCAGGTGCGCGGCCATTGGCGGGATCCTCCAGTACCGAGTGCCGAGTCCCGTCGATCCTGAAGAGCGTCCGGGGTTCGTGGATGGGATGCCGATCCCGGCGATCGCCGCAGCAACGCGGAATTCCGGACTGCCGTCGTCGGCTCGCAGCAGCCACGAACGTGAGAGGAGCGGCGGCGGAGCCACCGTTTCGCGGACCGACGGTCTATCGCCCGTCAACCGCGCCAGCCTACCGACGGCCTCTATCGCCGCCCTTACGGAGGAGGGCGGGCATTCGGGCTCCAGCAGCGAGAACAACGAGTCTTCTAGCGTCTTGATCGCATTCCGCGTCGCCGCCGGCTGGTTGTCCTTCCGGCCGGATCGTCGGATTCGTCCGAGCCAGCCTCCCCGGTCTAGGTCGGCCACCAGCGCCGCGCCGTTGGAGGGTGCCGCGCGTCGGCGGTCCAGTGCCGCCGCGTAGTAGCTCTTTCCGGCTCGCTGGAAGAACCCGAAGCGCTGGAACTCCGAGAATCCCCGGTTGACACCGAGGGTGGCCAGCGCTCGCGCGAAGTCGAGCCCGTCGCTCGCCGTTCGACCGCCCGACGTCGCGCGCCCTTCGGCGAAGAGAGCTCGAACCTCAATGAACCGAGCGGGCCGGGTCCAGATCGGTGCCCAGAATTCGGCCCTCGCGTCCGCCTCGTTCGACACGCCGCCCCAGCCCGCTCCCGACGCCCCGACCGTGAAGGGGGCGCTGGCCCGCGAGAGGGCGTTGCTCTGGTGCCGACGAGTCGCTGCCGAAGCGAAGGTGACCGCTCCCTCAAGCATGAGCACGAAATCCCAAGGGTTGACGGTGGCATCGCCCTCGTAGCCGGTCGACGCGTTGGGTCCTCCCGCCGAGCCCGGTGAGAATTGTCCCACCGCCGCATCGGTAAGATCCTGGATCGGAGAACCGAAGAGCGAGTTTTCGAGGAGGCCCGCGCAGACGAACGACGGATCTCCCGTGGTTGCGTTGAAGAGACCTGGTGTCCGACCGTTCGAGACCAGCCGCTGCATGAAACCGGTGGTGAAGTCGAGCCGACCGTCGTTTCCGCCGGTTCCCAGCAGCGGAGGGAACCGGAGACCGTCTGCGGTTAGGACGAGAGCCGCATCGAGCCATGGCAAGGCGGCCGGCGGAAGGCTGCCGCGCAGTGCGGCGACCAGCTCCTTCTTCACCGCTCCTCGCAGGCGCGCCTGCTTGGATGTCCTTGGCTTCCGGGCCTCATCGGGTTCGGCGTCAGGAACGGGGAGAGGCAGCCCGAAGCTACCCAGCGTCTCCGTCGCAATCCGCAAGGCTTCCGAGAACAGAGCAAATCGGGTCGCGACCTCGGGCGAACTCAGGGGCCCGAAGCCGTCGCGGTTGTCCTCGGGATAGAATCCGCTGCCTCCGTTCCATGGCGCGATCACCGGGCTCGGCGCGTAATCCTTCAGGAAGAAGCTCAGCAGATCGTCGCGTCCGAGCGAGGTCCGTAGATGCAAACGCTCGTCCTGCCACCATCCGCGTGCGCTCGCGTCGGCAGCCTTGCCGAACGCGCTGTTGATCGCGGACGAGATGATCCGAAGCGTCCCCAGCGCCTTCAGGTAGGACGAGAGCGGGGTGGGCGAGCAACCCTCGAGCCTCAACCCGTCAGCGGCCATCGCGGCCTCCCGACCCTTGCTCGGCGGAAGCTCGCCAGTCGGCGAGTCGCAGAATGGTCTCCAGCCAAGCCAGCCGGAACGGACCGTGGTATCTCAAAAGCTCCCTGGTCCGCTCTGTCCAGCTCTCTCGGGTCGTTTCGTCCCAGCCCAGCTCCATGATCGAGAGGTTCAGGCGGCCGCCCGGCCAGCGTTCGGTCGCATCGAGTTCGACGGGCGGGAGTTCGTCGCCCTCCCAGATGCCCCTCGCAAACCTAGCCGCGAGCCTTTCAGGTTCAGTCGGAGGGGACTCCTTCGGTAATGCGCGAAGGTTCATCCGAACCTTTCCGTGGTGCGCGGCGATCAGGTAGGCGCAAAGATCGGCCTCGCGAGACCATCCTTCGTGCCCGAGGAACGCAAGCGCGGAGGCCAGTTCGTGTCGGAAGTAGGCGCGTTTGTGGCGCACGCCGCCCTTCACCGTCTTAGCTAGGAGCACTCCATCCGGAACTCTTCCGTTGAGGCCCTTCCGCATCGTCGCTTGGAAGACCTCATGTGCCTTGCCAAGATCGTGCCAACGCGCGGCCCGGACCAGCAGACACCGAGTAGCATCGTCCGTCCCGAGTTCGTCGCAAAGGCTAGAGACTTCGCTGGCCACTTTTTTCAGATGATCTGTGAGTCGCACCGGGCGTCCGGTCGAGCTGCGTGGGTCGTCGTCGTGTCCCTCGGATTCGCCCTCCTGGTCCCGGGTCGCACCTAGGGCGTCCTGAAACGCGGGAGTCGATTCGGTAGACGCCCCCGGAGTACCGGGCATTCCGGGTGTCCCGACCGGATCTGGGCGGTGCCTCCGGTCGCCGGTGAAACCGAGAGTTTCACCATAACCACCTGCCCTCACATCTGCAAGTACGGTCATTCCCGGCCGGAGCGTATCGTGGTGGTAGAGGGGGGTCCAGCCCGGTGGAGTCGATTGCGTTTGCTGCTCCTTCCTCCGCCATTGAGGATCGCGAACGAAAAAGACGGCGCCTAGGCTCTTCTTCGCGTTCCGGACCCAAGCTTTCGCCTGCCCGACCGGTAGGGCGCAGAGTTCGCGGGCTTCCGGTTTAGGCGGGTCGGCGTCTTCGACCGGAAGTTCGCGCCAGAAAACTCTTAGGTCGGTGTCGTCCGAGTCTCTGACGAAGGGCGATACGTCCACGTCGAAGCCGGTGAGGTCCGCGTCGGTATCGAAGAGATCGTCAAGGTCATTGCGTCGGATGACGTTCAACGTCGGATCGATTTCCCCAATATGCGGAAGATGGACCGGAGCCGCGTCCGTGAGCCCGATCAACCTCCTGCGGGCGTCCCGGAGTCGGTCGACCTCGTACGGGAGGGAGAGGGTCTTATTGAGCTTCTCGGCCTGTTTGCTTTCCTCGTCGATCGACCTGAGAAGGTCGATCCAGAAGATTCGGGCGCCGCCCTTCACCTCGGCCCGGCGGTTGGCCCTTCCGAACCTCTGCACCATCGACGCCCAGGGCGCCAGTTCCGTGAACATTGTCGTCGCTGAAATGTCCACTCCGGCCTCGACCGCCTGAGTAGCGATCACGATAATGTCCGAGGAACCTCCCTGCTCGAGGAATTTGGACATCTCCCGTTTCCGGTCGGGCGGGCGGAAACGGGAATGCAGAAGAGCGACATCGGCGCGAAGATCTTCCCTAACCGCCAGCCTATGTCTGACCTGCTCGTGTAGCTCTTGGGCACGTTTGACCTGGTTCAAGATTGCCAAGGTCATGGTCCCCGGTCGGTGAGCCTCGACAACGGAGTCCGCGAGCCGCTCCAGATACGCCTTGCGTTCGGGAGATGCGGCCGACGCCGGTGCGTCGCCGATCCTCCAAAGACGTTTCGGCGCCTCGGTCAGTCTGCTCAGCCTGTCGTCGACTTCGTTCGTCGGATCTACCCTGAACACCTTGTTCGGCTCGGGATGGTCCACGGTCGCCAGCCATTCCGGTTTGAGCGTCGCGGAGATCCAAAGGCTCCTGGACTGAGCCGACGACCGGTATTCGGGAGGAACCGATGCCCCCCGGCGAGCCGGAGCCGTCCATCGCACCGCGTCGCCCTCGACGGCCTTCTCCATCGAACGCACGTGTTCCATGCGACGGAAGGCCTCGAGCTGGGCGGAGGTCGCTCGCCCGGCGCCCATGAGCTGGACCTCGTCGAAGATCCACTGGGCGTCCTGATGCAGCATCGCGAACTCCATCGGCCAGATGGCGCGGGAGGACGCATATCCGCGCATGAGGGCCCGGCTGAGCAACATGTCCTGCGTGCCCACGATGATCGCAGGGTTCTCCGGGGTCTCAAGCCACCTGCCTGAATCGACGCCCCCCATCAATACATGGAGGCCGCCGGGGCGTGGGAGTAGGGCTTGGGGATCCAGGACATCGGCTTCGATGCGCTCGAGCCATTCGTGAATCTCGCCGCATATCTGATCGACGAGCGTTCGCATGGGGAGGCACCAGACGAGTCGCCTCGGCGTGCGTTCGGGCCGCAGGAGTCGTTGATGCGCCCAGGCCAGGGTGACTCCGACGGTCTTACCCGATCCGGTGGGGGCGATCAGGACCTCCGGCCACTCGCCTTCCGCGAGTCTCCGCTGCCAGGCATACGGTTCGCACGCTTTGCCGAAAGCCGTGGCGAAGAGCTTGCCGAAGTCGGTGC of Gemmatimonadota bacterium contains these proteins:
- the cas5u6u gene encoding type I-U CRISPR-associated protein Cas5/Cas6, coding for MFGFAFRFPTGRYHATPWGRNVNEADVAWPPEPWRILRALIACYWRKTDRVRWSESHLEELIDTLAEEPPVYRLPPGAVHSHVRHYMPVPRGKSETRKLVFDAFLHLPDGAEVEVRWPELTLEEGPLEFADDLAAGIGYLGRAESWTECRVLTEARGDPNCGPAESGFEGDAHTVLVPRSTDSYRQLRKRLIEREAENIRVLSKKPLTPRVLQSKVHKSFRTKGRGGVDTLPERLLDAISLDTADLQQRKWNRPPAAYEAIYARAPDARPGVLSRIQSRPVRSGPARKLPTVARYLLEGRPLPRIEDAIKIGEVMRAAALSKFGWRTDDTTGRRFPLAPWQISGRELDGGPVRDPGHPHAFWLPEDADDDGWIDHLTVFIADGMAEEIRSELDRITRLWLTPRAGRESGKGNIDEWRLALEGFGWPRDFEGSSRLLTTSRRWRSVTPFLASGYLKKDGYGGEARRLLKRRGISVEDAKIAERQQILVAGMPRSALHFHRFRSRGRERQPDAQGAFLEIEFPEVVQGPLALGFASHFGLGMFGGDVG
- the cas7u gene encoding type I-U CRISPR-associated protein Cas7 is translated as MPIDLTHLEHAPRLLLEAGLRPIQGSRFQPTGFPNLGHAVYESPDGTGQTVLVESAQSMANRLEAVCWDGVGEDWVGPLRGLPVVVVKDGDGEHMTNSLIEAHRLNSPYILEGKDRTVFDILKERLAKFEQGRVDLRELARVLLEFDANALLHGVFLAKKQLAGGRLRLPRSLSAFVEADGAVRAISGGVKNDSVDPKGDTAKGFGNVPFMREEWTAAHITAYFNLDLQQIRGYGLGNEVTRLLILLALFKIRRFLDQGLRFRTACDLDLVAVRVTRPTAFELPVLDAIESELPELIRNINKQGLFGKSRVFTVTYRK
- the csx17 gene encoding type I-U CRISPR-associated protein Csx17 gives rise to the protein MAADGLRLEGCSPTPLSSYLKALGTLRIISSAINSAFGKAADASARGWWQDERLHLRTSLGRDDLLSFFLKDYAPSPVIAPWNGGSGFYPEDNRDGFGPLSSPEVATRFALFSEALRIATETLGSFGLPLPVPDAEPDEARKPRTSKQARLRGAVKKELVAALRGSLPPAALPWLDAALVLTADGLRFPPLLGTGGNDGRLDFTTGFMQRLVSNGRTPGLFNATTGDPSFVCAGLLENSLFGSPIQDLTDAAVGQFSPGSAGGPNASTGYEGDATVNPWDFVLMLEGAVTFASAATRRHQSNALSRASAPFTVGASGAGWGGVSNEADARAEFWAPIWTRPARFIEVRALFAEGRATSGGRTASDGLDFARALATLGVNRGFSEFQRFGFFQRAGKSYYAAALDRRRAAPSNGAALVADLDRGGWLGRIRRSGRKDNQPAATRNAIKTLEDSLFSLLEPECPPSSVRAAIEAVGRLARLTGDRPSVRETVAPPPLLSRSWLLRADDGSPEFRVAAAIAGIGIPSTNPGRSSGSTGLGTRYWRIPPMAAHLAPLTDGGEGFERSTFFRGWHLRRRRNWSTAENPPTVVWGHGELMRNLVAVLERRIVETSVRGLDDKPFAGASFARLSDVGAFLTADFDDDRCQDLLAGMVWADPVRFRAPEPRAGPSRATLPFAYSALKPIFAPNDQLRRIGAIPTEGAIPVPPNLLASLRAGGGSRDGRAVGRVVRLAFARVRSSGLISAYDSTGSGSGANTWQHGRIGVGIRPDRLAAALLIPVADRGLTSLLRRAYPGALPDSAHLSPEETTNAD
- a CDS encoding CRISPR-associated endonuclease Cas3'' encodes the protein MTDTTQPCTDFGKLFATAFGKACEPYAWQRRLAEGEWPEVLIAPTGSGKTVGVTLAWAHQRLLRPERTPRRLVWCLPMRTLVDQICGEIHEWLERIEADVLDPQALLPRPGGLHVLMGGVDSGRWLETPENPAIIVGTQDMLLSRALMRGYASSRAIWPMEFAMLHQDAQWIFDEVQLMGAGRATSAQLEAFRRMEHVRSMEKAVEGDAVRWTAPARRGASVPPEYRSSAQSRSLWISATLKPEWLATVDHPEPNKVFRVDPTNEVDDRLSRLTEAPKRLWRIGDAPASAASPERKAYLERLADSVVEAHRPGTMTLAILNQVKRAQELHEQVRHRLAVREDLRADVALLHSRFRPPDRKREMSKFLEQGGSSDIIVIATQAVEAGVDISATTMFTELAPWASMVQRFGRANRRAEVKGGARIFWIDLLRSIDEESKQAEKLNKTLSLPYEVDRLRDARRRLIGLTDAAPVHLPHIGEIDPTLNVIRRNDLDDLFDTDADLTGFDVDVSPFVRDSDDTDLRVFWRELPVEDADPPKPEARELCALPVGQAKAWVRNAKKSLGAVFFVRDPQWRRKEQQTQSTPPGWTPLYHHDTLRPGMTVLADVRAGGYGETLGFTGDRRHRPDPVGTPGMPGTPGASTESTPAFQDALGATRDQEGESEGHDDDPRSSTGRPVRLTDHLKKVASEVSSLCDELGTDDATRCLLVRAARWHDLGKAHEVFQATMRKGLNGRVPDGVLLAKTVKGGVRHKRAYFRHELASALAFLGHEGWSREADLCAYLIAAHHGKVRMNLRALPKESPPTEPERLAARFARGIWEGDELPPVELDATERWPGGRLNLSIMELGWDETTRESWTERTRELLRYHGPFRLAWLETILRLADWRASAEQGSGGRDGR